One part of the Arabidopsis thaliana chromosome 4, partial sequence genome encodes these proteins:
- the ESP gene encoding separase — MASSGDDLRLLSLIDVGDNVFSSFSDYLKPFSTLSTSRKKQDRATTIRALAKQFLPFLNKSISLLPKRLSVANSDKEARESALDLFRAYELCLDCLELVSAQLACKPHTVQSQRLRMIHCLDVWGLYENVYTEAFKVLEKLRGSDSKSRKSRLLPEVQDGDAEMALVVVDAVAAIFRAVAMSQQLDDKRYRKVLLLLEEVGGWLRVLDAKVYEKLHRAMVTSMGKCAVSLVREAERFNGDLVISFCDLTVKEHYKSALSKDRVYKFAREVLSVLFGFKDRKMSVTIDISMSVLRSLSCQFEDESNENLMEFFDLVDYCAHKFRAAGDMYCAKVSKKLNEMAAIFVEAIPQLNLVLRLYSTGLSITVCNSKLGEIKLEDSTDDWKIQAMFDDDARWQSLVSLLGMVDSYSGDEGNQTGSSSIGGHRNYNNKTHDSCKDRNKITCWPQYVDALKFLCQPLADFIYSVKRKIVLETEMSCASAHLITIHDAFLQFCDGCLFLQRCTSDKGDREIANNKAFLNAAMGAFIVSLRTQLKLEISAHLVEDVIGSPWIQSQELKYLIATLYNIGIVLYRNKELNKACEALKLCSKVSWRCVELHCHMFVNQSSSSDNDLSEDAIMDFVGEACNRCAFYLDILQKCSRRKIRQNIVHILENWLSAEHLIRRLPGPEAIVKQWVKIERECHTDLDAAGSCTTLYSLLSSSQKKSKRGIGKILEQELLAYDRVLPLRSNLGQQTRIKIADILLKDVYVTEDMHIERARILIWKARMTRTSGTEHITECICFLSEAISILQGELHHGPNEEGSPSSHMLPIAYCLRAFCTQEADPNSKKVFQDISTSLNLWLRILSLDDSGDSLPTENIIPLLYNMIDLMSVKGCTELHHHIYQLIFRLFKWKNVKLEVCLAMLWECRRLSHALCPSPISDAFIQTLSENCADKSTCIDFWMDCLKDSKAKLIGFQQNFHDLHNKDEGPFQSDITIDDIKDAASELISSASLSGNSSFAAAYLYYDLCERLISFGKLSEALSYAKEAYRIRTLIFQDKFKYTAEKHIEKHNEDGKISEIRTFSIKNFQVYRLLATDFWPCGNFLWDINRCYLSPWSVLQCYLESTLQVGILNELIGNGLEAETILSWGKAFSCSQSLFPFVVAFSSALGNLYHKKQCLDLAEKELQNAKEILIANQRDFSCVKCKLKLEVTLDKQLGDISRKQIDRVSQTDGFLHAESLFSAALGKFCCSAWKSCIRSHGEEIAEEIVIDRNGGEGLGHNSSKTKLSIKEPPGNRGSRRGGRANKTCLSKDQDLISEPTSRLTRSMRHSLREQCQNRSNVPEVVSKKPNLCDRSVGSRGERVLLDTSNALPGFCICYKEKRQQCLSEEVTESGSLNNLVSLKWELCHRKLASSILVSLGKCLGDSGRIHLAHEALLHSISVLFKSTWSSHNQPSVSQLLEFIGKEVTRDVFAVDRAIILYNLCWLNLRNYHCRKSRSICCDLFHIPFTKLVSWLMLAFVLSGEVPILFQKVSRLLASLYLLSSSNSEFTFESDGNELSASHWVSFFHQASLGTHLSYHFISNLSQKHKSQCLSDKECTEATCSSCMVPEDLDLPRLAPDRTQDLVQFAKEFFINLPSSTIICISLLGGALNQLLQELMHIRSPVCAWVLISRLNPESQPVATLLPVDSIVEDMSDDSANLSSTEATQVKSLKGPWLCPWGTTVVDEVAPAFKSILEESHSSSSTTEEDTIESRGLWWKKRKKLNHRLGIFLRNLEASWLGPWRCLLLGEWSNYKLPDSAQKKLVNDLKSKCKMEVNEMLLKVILGGGTDNFKGEACVAQLSLRNGCYVGRGGYLYEEDSCKTPTAASNISESRHELALKLIHDAASKLGQQDGHENREPIILVLDPEVQMLPWENIPILRKQEVYRMPSVGCISAVLKKRSLQGEPAKSHVASFPLIDPLDSFYLLNPGGDLTDTQVTFESWFRDQNFEGKAGSEPSAIELTEALETHDLFLYFGHGSGAQYIPRREIEKLDNCSATFLMGCSSGSLWLKGCYIPQGVPLSYLLGGSPAIVATLWDVTDRDIDRFGKALLEAWLQERSDSSSEGGCSQCESLANDLAAMTLKGTKRSRKPSSRNKPAQSDVDGSGKIECNHKHRRKIGSFIAAARDACNLQYLIGAAPVCYGVPTGITRKKGIDALLPSSSR; from the exons ATGGCGTCCTCTGGCGACGACCTccgtcttctctctctcatcgACGTCGGCGATAAtgtcttctcttccttctccgaTTACCTTAAACCTTTCTCTACTCTATCCACTTCCCGGAAAAAACAAGACCGAGCAACCACGATTCGAGCCCTAGCTAAGCAATTCCTTCCTTTCCTCAACAAATCGATCTCTCTCCTACCGAAACGTCTCTCCGTCGCGAATTCTGATAAGGAAGCTCGTGAATCAGCATTAGATCTGTTCCGTGCTTATGAACTTTGTTTGGACTGTTTAGAATTGGTCTCTGCTCAATTAGCTTGTAAGCCTCACACTGTTCAATCTCAGAGGCTAAGGATGATTCATTGTCTCGATGTTTGGGGTTTGTATGAGAATGTGTATACTGAAGCGTTTAAGGTTCTGGAGAAGCTAAGAGGCTCTGATAGCAAATCCCGGAAGTCCCGGTTGTTGCCGGAGGTTCAGGATGGAGATGCGGAGATGGCtttagttgttgttgatgCTGTGGCGGCCATCTTTAGGGCTGTGGCAATGAGTCAGCAGTTAGATGATAAGCGGTATCGGAAAGTTCTTCTTTTGCTTGAGGAAGTCGGAGGCTGGTTAAG GGTCTTAGATGCTAAGGTGTATGAAAAGTTGCACAGAGCGATGGTGACAAGTATGGGTAAATGTGCTGTTTCTCTCGTTAGAGAAGCTGAGCGTTTCAATGGGGATTTAGTGATTTCTTTCTGCGACTTAACTGTGAAGGAACATTATAAATCTGCATTATCAAAAGATCGAGTTTATAAG TTTGCTCGCGAGGTGCTTTCTGTTCTGTTTGGATTTAAGGATAGAAAAATGTCAGTGACCATTGACATTTCAATGTCTGTGTTGCGCAGCTTATCTTGCCAATTTGAG GATGAAAGTAATGAGAATTTAATGGAGTTTTTTGACCTAGTCGATTATTGCGCTCACAAGTTTCGAGCAGCAGGAGACATGTACTGtgcaaaagtttcaaaaaaattgaatgagATGGCAGCTATTTTCGTAGAG GCAATACCCCAACTTAATTTGGTTCTTAGACTGTATTCGACCGGGCTGTCCATCACGGTTTGCAATTCCAAGCTCGGAGAAATTAAGCTAGAAGATTCAACAGATGATTGGAAGATTCAAGCtatgtttgatgatgatgctagATGGCAAAGCTTAGTTTCTTTACTCGGCATGGTTGATAGTTACTCAGGTGATGAGGGCAATCAGACTGGTTCATCATCGATTGGTGGGCATAGGAACTACAACAATAAAACACATGATAGCTGTAAAGACAGGAACAAGATTACTTGTTGGCCACAATACGTAGATGCCTTGAAATTCTTGTGCCAACCGCTTGCAGACTTTATATATTCtgtgaaaagaaagattgtGCTGGAGACAGAAATGTCATGCGCCTCTGCTCATCTAATTACTATTCACGATGCCTTTCTCCAGTTTTGTGATGGCTGTCTCTTCCTTCAGAG GTGCACGTCTGACAAGGGAGATAGAGAAATTGCCAATAACAAAGCTTTCTTAAACGCGGCTATGGGTGCTTTCATTGTCTCATTGAGAACCCAACTTAAATTGGAG ATAAGTGCCCATCTAGTTGAGGATGTAATTGGAAGCCCATGGATCCAATCTCAAGAACTCAAGTATCTAATTGCGACGCTGTACAATATTGGTATCGTTTTGTACAGAAATAAGGAGCTAAACAAG GCTTGTGAGGCGCTTAAGCTGTGCTCCAAGGTATCATGGAGATGTGTTGAACTACATTGTCATATGTTTGTAAATCAGTCTAGTTCATCTGATAATGACTTGTCAGAAGATGCCATTATGGATTTTGTGGGCGAAGCATGTAATAGGTGTGCATTCTACCTGGATATACTCCAGAAATGTAGCAGACGTAAGATTAGACAGAATATTGTTCATATTCTAGAAAATTGGTTGTCAGCTGAACATCTGATTAGACGGTTACCAGGCCCTGAGGCAATTGTAAAGCAATGGGTTAag ATAGAGCGGGAATGTCACACGGATCTGGATGCGGCAGGTTCTTGTACAACTTTGTACTCATTGTTATCATCTTCTCAAAAAAAGTCAAAGCGGGGTAtcggaaaaatccttgagcaG GAGCTTCTTGCCTATGACAGAGTGTTACCTTTAAGGTCAAATCTAGGTCAACAAACGCGAATCAAGATAGCAGATATCCTCTTGAAGGATGTTTATGTCACTGAGGATATGCATATAGAGAGAGCAAGAATTTTGATATGGAAAGCACGAATGACAAGGACATCTGGAACTGAACATATAACCGAGTGCATTTGTTTTCTGTCTGAAGCAATCTCTATATTG CAGGGTGAGTTACATCATGGGCCAAATGAAGAGGGTTCTCCATCTTCTCACATGTTACCTATTGCGTATTGCTTGAGAGCTTTTTGTACCCAGGAAGCTGACCCAAACTCGAAG AAAGTCTTTCAAGATATTAGCACTTCACTAAATCTCTGGCTAAGGATTCTTAGCCTAGATGATAGTGGAGACAGTCTACCAACAGAGAATATAATTCCGTTACTGTATAATATGATTGATTTGATGTCAGTGAAG GGATGTACAGAGCTCCATCATCATATATACCAACTGATTTTCAGATTGTTTAAATGGAAGAATGTCAAATTGGAGGTCTGCCTTGCAATGCTGTGGGAATGTAGAAGGCTTAGTCATGCCTTATGCCCTTCCCCCATAAGTGATGCCTTTATCCAGACCTTATCAGAGAATTGTGCTGACAAATCCACATGCATTGATTTCTGGATGGATTGCCTGAAAGATTCAAAAGCAAAGTTAATTGGGTTCCAGCAGAACTTCCATGATTTACATAATAAGGATGAAGGTCCCTTTCAATCAGACATCACAATTGACGATATTAAAGATGCAGCATCAGAACTCATCTCCAGT GCATCACTCTCTGGTAATTCATCTTTTGCAGCTGCATATCTCTATTATGATCTCTGTGAAAGGCTCATATCATTTGGAAAACTTTCTGAG GCTCTTTCATATGCAAAAGAAGCCTATAGGATAAGGACTCTTATATTTCAAGATAAATTTAAGTATACAGCTGAGAAGCATATCGAAAAACACAATGAAGATGGGAAAATATCAGAAATACGGACTTTTAGCATAAAAAATTTCCAAGTCTACAGATTGTTAGCAACTGATTTTTGGCCATGTGGAAATTTTCTCTGGGACATCAATCGCTGCTACCTAAGTCCTTGGAGTGTACTCCAATGTTATTTGGAAAGCACCCTTCAG GTTGGAATTCTGAATGAGCTCATAGGGAATGGACTGGAGGCAGAAACCATTCTATCATGGGGGAAAGCCTTTTCATGCTCGCAAAGTCTATTCCCTTTTGTAGTTGCATTTTCTTCTGCCTTAG GAAATCTATACCACAAAAAGCAGTGTCTGGATCTGGCAGAAAAGGAACTCCAAAATGCAAAAGAGATATTAATTGCTAATCAGCGAGATTTTTCTTGCGTAAAGTGCAAACTGAAGTTGGAAGTTACATTGGATAAACAACTTGGAGACATATCTCGGAAACAAATTGATAGAGTTTCACAGACAGATGGATTCTTGCATGCTGAAAGCTTGTTTAGTGCTGCCCTGGGAAAATTCTGTTGCTCAGCATGGAAAAGCTGCATTAGATCACATGGGGAAGAAATTGCTGAGGAGATAGTGATTGATAGAAATGGAGGGGAAGGTTTAGGACATAATTCAAGTAAAACAAAGCTCAGTATAAAGGAGCCACCAGGAAACAGAGGCTCCAGGAGGGGTGGAAGAGCTAACAAAACTTGTTTGTCAAAGGATCAGGATTTGATATCTGAGCCAACATCAAGGTTGACTCGATCTATGCGTCACTCACTTAGAGAGCAATGCCAAAACCGTTCTAATGTGCCTGAAGTTGTTTCAAAGAAGCCTAATTTATGTGATAGATCTGTTGGTTCTAGGGGTGAAAGGGTTTTGTTGGACACGAGTAATGCACTCCCTGGCTTTTGTATTTGCTACAAAGAAAAACGTCAGCAGTGCCTCTCGGAAGAAGTAACAGAATCTGGGTCTCTCAACAATTTAGTAAGTTTGAAATGGGAACTCTGCCATAGGAAGCTTGCGTCCTCAATACTTGTTAGCCTTG GAAAATGTTTGGGAGACTCTGGTAGAATTCATCTAGCTCATGAGGCTTTACTGCATAGTATCTCTGTTTTATTCAAAAGCACCTGGTCCAGCCACAACCAGCCTTCTGTCAGTCAGTTGCTGGAATTTATCGGGAAAGAAGTTACAAGAGATGTATTTGCCGTTGATCGTGCAATAATATTATACAACTTGTGCTGGTTGAATTTGCGGAATTACCACTGCAGGAAGAGTAG GTCTATCTGCTGTGATCTGTTTCATATCCCTTTCACAAAACTAGTGTCATGGTTAATGTTAGCATTTGTACTCAGCGGAGAGGTTCCAATATTATTTCAAAAG GTTTCAAGATTGCTTGCCTCTTTATATCTGCTTTCTTCCTCAAATTCTGAATTCACATTCGAATCTGATGGAAATGAGCTGTCAGCAAGTCATTGGGTCTCATTTTTCCATCAAGCCTCGCTTGGTACCCATCTCAGTTAccatttcatttcaaatttgagccaaaaacacaaatcacaGTGCCTCTCAGATAAAGAG TGCACAGAGGCTACTTGCTCGAGTTGCATGGTTCCTGAGGATTTGGACTTACCCAG GCTTGCTCCTGACCGTACTCAAGATCTTGTACAATTCGCTAAAGAATTTTTCATCAATCTTCCAAGCTCAACAATCATCTGCATTAGTTTGCTTGGAGGTGCTTTAAACCAATTGTTACAGGAGCTAATGCATATTCGTTCACCTGTTTGTGCCTGGGTGCTCATATCACGCCTAAACCCAGAAAGTCAACCGGTTGCCACACTTTTACCTGTAGATTCGATTGTAGAAG ACATGTCAGATGACAGTGCAAATCTTAGCTCTACCGAAGCGACTCAAGTCAAGAGTTTAAAGGGGCCCTGGCTTTGTCCATGGGGTACCACCGTGGTTGATGAGGTAGCTCCAGCATTTAAATCAATATTGGAGGAAAGccactcatcttcttctactactgAAGAAGACACAATAGAGAGTAGGGGCCTGTggtggaaaaagagaaagaaacttaaTCATCGTCTGGGAATATTCCTAAG GAATCTAGAAGCTTCCTGGCTGGGTCCCTGGAGGTGTCTGCTTCTCGGAGAATGGTCGAACTACAAATTGCCTGACTCAGCGCAGAAAAAGCTGGTAAATGATCTCAAGTCCAAGTGCAAAATGGAAGTAAATGAGATGCTTTTGAAGGTTATTCTTGGAGGTGGGACGGATAACTTTAAAGGAGAAGCATGCGTTGCTCAGCTTTCTTTAAGAAATGGTTGCTATGTAGGTAGAGGGGGATATCTTTATGAAGAAGATAGCTGTAAAACTCCTACTGCTGCGTCTAATATATCTGAAAGTAGGCATGAATTGGCCTTAAAACTGATACATGACGCAGCAAGCAAACTAGGGCAACAAGATGGACATGAAAATAGAGAACCTATCATTCTTGTGTTAGATCCCGAGGTTCAG ATGCTTCCTTGGGAGAATATTCCAATACTAAGGAAACAGGAGGTGTACCGCATGCCTTCCGTAGGTTGCATATCTGCCGTGCTAAAGAAGCGCAGTCTTCAAGGAGAGCCAGCAAAATCTCATGTTGCTTCCTTCCCTCTTATTGATCCGCTAGATTCATTTTACTTGTTGAATCCTGGTGGTGATCTCACCGATACACAAGTCACGTTTGAGAGTTGGTTCAgagatcaaaactttgag GGTAAAGCTGGGTCAGAACCAAGTGCTATAGAGTTGACAGAAGCATTAGAAACTCATGATCTCTTTCTATACTTTGGTCATGGAAGCG GAGCACAGTATATACCTAGGCGTGAAATAGAGAAGCTAGATAACTGTTCTGCAACTTTCTTAATGGGATGCAGTAGTGGTTCACTATGGCTAAAAGGCTGCTACATCCCACAAGGTGTACCACTTTCTTATCTCCTAGGTGGATCTCCAGCCATTGTGGCGACTCTATGGGACGTAACAGACCGAGACATTGATCGGTTTGGGAAAGCGTTGTTGGAAGCATGGTTGCAAGAGAGgtcagattcttcttcagagGGTGGCTGCAGCCAATGTGAGTCATTAGCTAATGACCTTGCAGCAATGACTCTAAAAGGCACCAAGAGGTCAAGGAAACCATCATCGCGTAACAAGCCAGCTCAATCAGATGTGGATGGGTCAGGGAAGATTGAGTGCAACCACAAGCATAGACGTAAAATCGGTTCATTCATAGCCGCGGCTCGAGATGCGTGCAACTTGCAATACTTGATTGGGGCTGCGCCTGTCTGTTATGGTGTGCCAACTGGTATCACTAGGAAAAAAGGAATTGAtgctcttcttccttcttcatctcgtTAG